In Alteromonas naphthalenivorans, one DNA window encodes the following:
- a CDS encoding PAS domain S-box protein, with protein sequence MAAVIKQKLGATYSQKMLGFAVVGAILVTVLVAFLFESNLSQSVLDDVSSQLNHQTSEIEGFTQRQAVQYADNLKFLHATPPISGIPRAIEAGGIDPKGKDDFALWKKRLEIIFIAFLENNEEVDQLRVISVEDNGQELVRVERDGIKIAAVESVELQKKSERDYYQESAKLSRNQLYMSGISLNKEYGKVEFPYKPVNRLSLPIFRENGERFGFIIMNVNTAVALRGMQQFVSPNQQLYLTDDEGYFIYHPEKSFSFSKELSPEVTWHTEFSSPLYEGARLLINRADGKKSEIYIASRRVIVSSSPRPMFIYVHLALPAKTIANLMNERRLEVYGFLFAMSLLFAAVLLVFHRSAKKSFELAEARGESAAIVAGSSDAIVSIDTKGIVKSWNMAAERLFRLPSSTILGHHYSAFASISSIFWDKYLNSEVARTGYFQDEILFKQTSGIESCLAVTVSPIWGDHGQYSGVAVVLRDITKERNTQRAIEKNNLELEEKVQSRTKQLAEARDEAQEASQVKSAFISRAC encoded by the coding sequence TTGGCAGCGGTTATAAAACAGAAACTGGGAGCAACGTATTCCCAAAAAATGCTGGGTTTCGCTGTTGTTGGGGCAATCCTAGTCACTGTATTAGTGGCTTTTCTATTCGAAAGCAATCTTTCGCAAAGCGTTTTAGATGATGTGTCGTCCCAGTTAAATCATCAAACGAGTGAGATAGAGGGCTTTACACAACGCCAAGCGGTTCAATATGCTGATAATTTGAAATTTTTGCATGCCACGCCACCAATATCGGGTATACCACGTGCTATTGAAGCGGGAGGCATTGACCCTAAAGGTAAAGACGACTTCGCACTGTGGAAAAAGCGCTTAGAAATCATTTTTATTGCATTTTTGGAAAATAATGAAGAAGTTGATCAGCTTCGCGTAATCAGCGTTGAAGACAATGGTCAAGAACTCGTGCGTGTTGAGAGAGATGGTATAAAGATTGCAGCAGTAGAAAGCGTTGAGCTTCAAAAGAAGAGCGAAAGAGACTATTACCAAGAAAGTGCAAAGTTATCTCGAAATCAGCTCTATATGTCGGGCATCAGCCTCAATAAAGAGTACGGCAAAGTTGAATTTCCTTATAAACCTGTTAACCGTCTATCCTTACCTATTTTTAGAGAAAATGGCGAAAGATTTGGCTTTATAATTATGAACGTTAACACCGCTGTAGCGTTACGCGGTATGCAGCAGTTTGTATCTCCTAACCAACAACTTTATCTTACTGATGATGAAGGCTATTTCATTTACCACCCAGAAAAAAGCTTTAGTTTCAGTAAAGAACTGTCGCCAGAAGTAACGTGGCACACTGAATTTTCATCGCCCTTATACGAAGGAGCTCGGTTGTTAATAAATCGCGCTGATGGGAAGAAAAGTGAGATATACATAGCAAGTCGAAGAGTCATTGTAAGTAGCTCACCTCGCCCTATGTTTATATACGTGCACCTTGCTCTACCTGCAAAAACTATTGCTAATTTAATGAATGAAAGACGATTGGAGGTTTACGGTTTTCTTTTTGCAATGTCTCTCTTGTTCGCCGCGGTATTACTGGTTTTTCATCGTAGTGCCAAAAAGAGCTTTGAGCTGGCAGAGGCTAGGGGAGAGTCGGCAGCGATAGTCGCTGGGTCTAGCGATGCCATAGTGAGTATCGACACCAAGGGAATAGTGAAAAGCTGGAACATGGCCGCAGAGCGACTTTTTAGGTTACCAAGCTCTACCATTTTAGGTCATCACTACAGTGCCTTTGCGTCGATAAGCTCTATATTTTGGGATAAATATCTAAATTCTGAGGTAGCGCGAACCGGCTATTTTCAGGACGAAATTTTATTTAAACAAACATCAGGTATTGAGAGTTGCCTAGCGGTTACTGTGTCTCCCATTTGGGGAGATCACGGGCAGTATTCTGGCGTGGCAGTGGTTTTACGCGACATTACCAAAGAACGTAATACTCAACGCGCTATCGAGAAAAATAACTTAGAGCTTGAAGAGAAAGTGCAAAGCCGCACTAAGCAACTTGCAGAAGCGCGTGATGAAGCCCAAGAAGCTAGTCAGGTAAAAAGTGCGTTTATCTCTAGGGCCTGTTGA
- a CDS encoding CBS domain-containing protein, which translates to MESLLVSDYMNTHPVKLNGDMTVAEAVEALLACGQSGGPVIDIKGKVIGFLSEQDCIAQMIASSYYREQICRVAEIMKAPVVVIKPYLSVIELAQLLIKNKPRVYPVVDDDGVLVGSINRTAVLRAIDVQLRSGYQRAS; encoded by the coding sequence ATGGAATCGTTGCTAGTCAGTGATTATATGAATACTCACCCCGTGAAATTAAATGGGGATATGACGGTGGCCGAAGCCGTAGAGGCTTTATTGGCTTGCGGGCAAAGTGGAGGCCCAGTGATTGATATTAAAGGGAAGGTAATTGGCTTTTTGTCTGAACAAGATTGCATTGCTCAAATGATAGCGTCGAGTTACTACCGAGAACAGATTTGCCGAGTGGCAGAAATAATGAAAGCGCCGGTTGTGGTTATTAAACCGTATCTGTCGGTAATAGAACTTGCACAATTACTGATTAAAAATAAGCCTCGCGTTTACCCTGTGGTTGACGACGATGGGGTATTGGTTGGAAGTATTAACCGAACGGCAGTGCTTCGAGCAATAGACGTACAACTTCGATCGGGCTATCAGCGCGCTAGCTAG
- the sbcB gene encoding exodeoxyribonuclease I has product MHEPSFLWYDFETFGTSGQKDLPCQFAAIRTDLDFNIIGKPINIMSAIANDYLPHPEACLVTGITPQQTLRDGSNEADFAKRIYQEMSTPNTCSLGFNSIRFDDEVARFLFYRNFYDPYSREWRNGNSRWDIIDLARACYALRPDGINWPTREDGTPSFKLEHLTKENDISHENAHDALSDVHATIALAKLIKEKQPRLFEYAYSLRSKHNVANQFDLTKPSVLLHISAKLPASQGCCTWIMPIAKHPTNSNAIIAVDLSKPIDSLLNDSPEEIKAKLYARYEPGSDANSLRPGLKLIHINRSPFVTTAKAMTEDNAHRLGLDRDTCLENYRILAQERDLGMKLSNVYENDTDDKEQDIDHALYSGGFLSTEDRHWCDKVLASSPEQLGALAEETQHVGLRALLFRYRARNFPSTLTYDETLKWQRHRQARLTDPTSSASITLEHYMSTLERLAHEHVDNPEKQAILRALFQYAENL; this is encoded by the coding sequence ATGCACGAACCTAGCTTTCTTTGGTACGATTTCGAAACGTTCGGTACCAGTGGACAAAAAGATTTACCTTGTCAGTTTGCTGCCATTAGAACCGATCTGGACTTTAATATTATTGGTAAGCCCATTAATATTATGAGCGCCATTGCGAACGATTACTTGCCCCACCCTGAAGCCTGTTTGGTTACCGGTATTACGCCTCAGCAAACCTTGCGAGATGGCTCGAACGAAGCTGATTTTGCCAAGCGTATTTATCAGGAAATGTCGACGCCCAACACCTGCAGTTTGGGTTTTAATAGCATACGCTTCGATGATGAAGTCGCTAGATTCTTGTTTTACCGAAATTTCTATGACCCTTACTCTAGAGAATGGCGAAACGGCAATAGCCGTTGGGATATTATAGACTTGGCTCGAGCATGCTACGCACTTCGCCCTGATGGCATAAACTGGCCCACTCGCGAAGATGGTACGCCTAGCTTCAAATTAGAGCACTTAACTAAAGAAAACGACATAAGCCACGAAAACGCGCACGATGCATTAAGTGACGTTCATGCCACTATTGCCTTGGCAAAGCTAATCAAAGAAAAGCAGCCTAGGTTATTTGAATATGCTTATTCCCTTCGTAGTAAGCACAATGTGGCTAACCAGTTTGATTTAACTAAGCCTTCCGTACTGTTGCATATTTCAGCTAAGTTGCCTGCTAGCCAAGGGTGTTGTACCTGGATAATGCCTATTGCAAAACACCCGACCAACAGTAACGCGATTATTGCTGTAGATTTATCAAAGCCTATCGATAGCCTACTTAACGATTCTCCCGAAGAAATAAAAGCCAAACTTTACGCGCGTTACGAGCCTGGCAGTGATGCCAATAGTTTGCGCCCCGGGTTGAAGCTCATTCATATTAACCGTTCCCCTTTTGTGACTACCGCAAAAGCGATGACTGAGGACAATGCGCATAGATTAGGGTTAGACAGAGATACCTGCCTTGAAAATTATCGCATTCTGGCACAAGAACGTGACTTAGGCATGAAGCTGTCAAACGTGTATGAAAACGACACAGACGACAAAGAGCAAGATATTGATCACGCGCTTTATAGCGGTGGCTTTTTAAGTACTGAAGACCGCCATTGGTGCGACAAAGTGCTAGCATCAAGCCCAGAACAACTTGGCGCATTAGCTGAAGAGACTCAACATGTCGGCCTTAGGGCTTTATTGTTTAGATATAGAGCACGTAATTTCCCGTCTACACTTACTTATGATGAAACCTTGAAGTGGCAACGACATAGACAAGCGCGTTTAACTGATCCCACTTCGTCAGCATCTATTACGCTTGAACACTATATGAGTACGTTAGAACGCCTTGCTCATGAACATGTTGATAACCCCGAAAAACAAGCTATTTTAAGAGCATTATTTCAATATGCCGAAAACCTTTGA
- a CDS encoding metallophosphoesterase: MRVLLLLFAFLSLTCQGQITSHNYYQQHHINNLEGQDNAFHFLVVGDWGRNGHFYQRDVAKWMDIASYQLDAEFIATTGDNFYDNGVASVEDPYWRTSFEDIYHQPHLFVDWHPVLGNHDYRGNWQAQIDYSKVSRRWDMPAQYYSKTVQLEDDTTALILFIDTNPLNPDYATEAKYQEAYSQGSKKQLVWINTMLSNSNAKWNIVIGHHPLYSSGKRYGTTSAIKNVLEPILHQHGVDAYIAGHEHDLQHNQLPNDSLVHIVSGGGSEVRPVGHYDFTRFAESTGGFVAVSMTNNELGFTFINHKGAVIYRHKVQKLSAGTKGTGNE; this comes from the coding sequence ATGCGCGTACTACTGCTTCTTTTTGCCTTTTTGTCACTGACGTGCCAAGGGCAAATCACATCACACAATTACTACCAACAACACCACATTAATAATCTTGAAGGTCAAGATAATGCTTTTCACTTTTTAGTGGTGGGCGACTGGGGCCGCAATGGCCATTTTTATCAACGGGATGTCGCTAAATGGATGGACATTGCCAGCTACCAGCTTGATGCTGAATTCATCGCCACTACCGGCGATAATTTTTATGATAACGGGGTGGCGTCGGTTGAAGACCCTTACTGGCGTACTTCATTTGAAGACATTTACCATCAGCCCCACTTATTTGTTGATTGGCACCCCGTGCTGGGCAACCATGATTATCGCGGCAATTGGCAAGCCCAAATTGACTACAGTAAAGTGAGTCGACGCTGGGATATGCCCGCGCAGTATTATAGTAAAACGGTACAATTAGAAGATGATACCACTGCGCTTATTCTATTTATCGACACTAACCCGCTAAACCCAGATTACGCCACTGAAGCGAAATACCAAGAAGCCTATTCTCAAGGCTCAAAAAAGCAATTAGTGTGGATAAACACCATGCTTTCAAACAGCAATGCTAAATGGAACATTGTGATTGGCCATCACCCACTGTATTCAAGTGGAAAACGTTATGGCACTACCAGCGCTATTAAAAATGTACTCGAGCCTATACTGCATCAGCACGGCGTAGACGCCTACATTGCTGGCCACGAACATGACTTGCAACATAACCAGTTACCCAATGACTCGCTGGTACATATTGTATCTGGTGGTGGTTCAGAAGTGCGCCCAGTAGGACATTACGACTTTACCCGTTTTGCTGAATCGACGGGGGGCTTTGTGGCGGTAAGTATGACTAATAACGAACTTGGATTTACCTTTATTAACCACAAAGGGGCCGTGATTTATCGCCATAAAGTACAAAAGCTTAGCGCTGGAACAAAAGGAACTGGCAATGAATAA
- a CDS encoding phytase yields the protein MNKVKNSLTTFAIKTTQFAFCLAVMTSTNAVASSVADLTLTKTGSSVSTDFETTYKLNGKTISVTISETNGLTVSDDKNMLASQKGHFVAAGSYLVTDELEHTNGTYIQTLVFDINSQQVRSYTVGTENTPNHTIRITQTSATEVKDSEALCSANIDGKLQFVNIDALGMLTQYVAIPDKSDSTLTVHNLRTLAIGPGIKSCALGVNYNASDIYVSDSKFNRSAARHAELTLYLADEYAGVWAMPADEEAEVERTLTFNQADIPVEGVATLNGLEARNLFSSSSDTDSTVTNSPDTQSSLAAWVSPEHNGLWLHNTCATTYFGFDKDIAPEDIALSVKSDTVFANIYDDNSGSTFTTDITHAIKALYACKTNQASLNKTPTLSDTLNKTPIVKKENLTRETPITNDDVPTNKTPMFSAIELQPVYETDVVENYGDAADDPAIWVNKNNPSKSLVIGTNKKGSLNTYNLQGELVASHKVGRVNNVGVAYNWAPQHDIAVASNRSSNSMSVFFIDKKTGELTFNTNIPTPLTDIYGLCAFSNNNHTQVLVNSTDGRYLHYQLNTLEDASRVSATLIHDFELPSQPEGCVVDTDTQIAYLGEEGAGIWALDVSEAETMPSSTLSKTFNKTPMLIVPIKSPVTADIEGLSLFDVDGVRYLVASSQGNNQYAVYESKAPYSLVGMISIGANYDKGIDGVSETDGLETSNVNLGGPFNGGLLVVQDGRNVMPSQRQNFKFVAGDDLADAIRTHVSTHISTHSR from the coding sequence ATGAATAAAGTAAAGAACAGCCTTACAACATTTGCCATAAAAACAACTCAATTCGCTTTTTGTTTGGCCGTTATGACAAGTACGAATGCAGTTGCATCAAGCGTAGCCGACCTAACGCTAACCAAAACTGGTTCTAGTGTTTCTACTGACTTTGAAACAACATACAAATTAAACGGTAAGACGATAAGCGTAACCATTAGTGAAACCAATGGTTTGACTGTTTCTGATGATAAAAATATGCTCGCGTCGCAAAAAGGCCACTTTGTTGCAGCTGGAAGTTACTTAGTTACTGATGAGTTAGAGCATACTAACGGCACCTATATTCAAACCTTAGTGTTTGATATTAACAGCCAACAAGTACGTAGCTACACAGTAGGTACTGAAAATACGCCAAACCATACTATTCGCATTACCCAAACATCAGCAACTGAAGTAAAAGACTCGGAAGCCTTGTGTAGTGCTAATATCGACGGCAAATTACAGTTCGTTAATATCGATGCCTTAGGCATGCTCACCCAGTACGTGGCGATACCCGATAAAAGCGATAGCACACTCACCGTTCATAATTTACGAACTCTGGCTATTGGCCCAGGCATAAAAAGTTGTGCGCTTGGGGTTAACTACAACGCTTCTGACATTTACGTTTCTGACTCAAAGTTTAATCGTTCAGCGGCACGTCACGCGGAACTTACCCTATATTTAGCCGACGAGTACGCTGGCGTATGGGCCATGCCTGCAGATGAAGAAGCAGAGGTCGAGCGCACGCTTACCTTCAACCAAGCCGATATACCGGTTGAAGGTGTTGCTACGCTTAATGGATTGGAGGCACGTAACTTGTTTTCCTCCAGCTCAGATACAGACAGCACAGTTACAAACAGCCCAGATACACAAAGCTCGCTTGCCGCGTGGGTAAGCCCAGAACACAACGGGCTTTGGCTGCACAATACCTGCGCCACAACCTACTTTGGTTTTGATAAAGACATAGCCCCAGAAGATATCGCGCTGTCGGTAAAAAGCGATACGGTTTTCGCCAACATCTACGATGACAACTCAGGCAGTACCTTCACCACCGACATCACCCACGCCATAAAAGCGCTGTACGCTTGCAAAACAAACCAAGCCTCTCTTAACAAGACACCCACACTTAGCGATACGCTTAACAAGACACCCATAGTAAAAAAAGAAAACCTCACTAGAGAGACACCCATCACAAACGATGACGTCCCCACTAACAAGACACCCATGTTTTCTGCTATAGAACTGCAGCCTGTTTATGAAACCGATGTGGTGGAAAATTATGGTGATGCAGCCGATGATCCTGCTATTTGGGTAAACAAAAACAACCCATCTAAAAGTTTGGTGATTGGCACTAACAAAAAAGGCAGCCTAAATACCTACAACTTACAAGGTGAGTTAGTTGCCTCACACAAGGTAGGACGAGTAAACAACGTGGGCGTGGCATACAACTGGGCACCACAACACGATATCGCAGTGGCAAGTAACCGAAGCAGTAACAGCATGTCAGTCTTTTTCATCGATAAGAAAACTGGCGAGCTAACCTTCAACACTAACATCCCTACCCCGCTAACCGATATTTATGGGCTGTGTGCATTTTCAAACAATAATCACACCCAAGTATTAGTAAATAGTACTGATGGCCGGTACTTGCACTATCAGTTGAATACCTTAGAAGATGCTTCACGCGTTTCTGCCACCCTAATTCACGACTTTGAATTGCCGTCTCAGCCGGAAGGTTGCGTTGTAGACACCGATACACAAATTGCCTACTTGGGAGAAGAAGGTGCAGGCATATGGGCGTTGGATGTTTCTGAAGCCGAAACAATGCCTTCATCAACCCTTAGCAAAACGTTTAACAAGACACCCATGCTTATTGTTCCTATAAAATCCCCGGTTACCGCTGACATCGAAGGTTTATCGTTATTCGATGTAGACGGTGTACGCTATTTAGTTGCTTCTAGCCAAGGTAATAATCAGTACGCTGTTTATGAAAGCAAGGCACCTTATAGTTTGGTGGGTATGATTAGCATTGGTGCAAATTATGATAAAGGCATTGATGGGGTGTCGGAAACCGATGGTCTTGAAACCTCCAACGTCAATCTAGGCGGCCCCTTTAATGGTGGGCTATTGGTGGTACAAGATGGAAGAAATGTGATGCCTAGCCAACGGCAAAACTTTAAGTTTGTAGCTGGGGACGACTTAGCTGATGCTATTCGCACTCACGTAAGCACACACATAAGCACTCACTCTAGGTAA
- a CDS encoding hybrid sensor histidine kinase/response regulator produces MRTPLNGIVGSLNLLKRQPLSSKAEQLASMMDVSCNNLSVLINDILDMSKIEAGKLDLNVQAFNPVQLIETLSSSLAVRAHNKDLEFLVDTTELKAEALVSDPHRVSQIISNLVNNAIKFTERGHVALTASLTRNDKDTAQLNVTITDTGIGIAKEHQSKLFTAFTQADASVATRFGGTGLGLSICKQLSVLLGGDINFSSTQGQGSSFSFWISVDDVTSADSQQNLALSNQMDGLRLAVFAQYPPLAENINGLIKSEAGSSVETYTGIVLFEEVSWDTIDVIVTDYNNPILSVVDENWDNLLKQISIPHICMLQSIGKQATYYANFTPAILTKPLLKSEFLKVVDSSSSEFIDSPPAQQVESSATDMEKESIAGAHVLIVDDNAINIEVARGVLDNLPVSVKIASNGEQALDIVRECEKEGHYLHCILMDCQMPIMDGYACTSAIRDGHAGQVHQQIPIIAMTANAMLGEKEKCIAAGMSDYVTKPIVASMVEPKIINWIQSAYSPQFLGKSVMDETRVVHNEVADERPFLASTSGFVEPSSPLSPSSHASPTTPVASISFTTPSSSEGSDTPIWEKSRALMRLANNQVLFDKICEMFIESVPRKCDEMKAAVNDKDASKVKLVSHTIKGMAGDIGAVRVQSRFSDIERLAKHEQLLEIDNVLPEAINEIAVFLNELKPA; encoded by the coding sequence ATGCGAACCCCATTGAACGGTATCGTCGGGTCGCTCAACCTGTTGAAACGCCAACCGCTTTCTTCTAAAGCGGAACAACTGGCGTCTATGATGGATGTGAGTTGTAACAACTTAAGTGTTTTAATTAATGACATATTAGATATGTCGAAAATTGAGGCCGGGAAATTAGACTTGAACGTGCAAGCGTTTAATCCTGTGCAATTAATAGAAACATTATCTTCATCATTGGCGGTACGAGCTCACAACAAAGACTTGGAATTTCTTGTAGATACCACAGAGTTAAAAGCTGAAGCATTGGTGTCAGATCCCCATCGGGTATCTCAAATTATCAGTAACCTAGTAAATAATGCCATCAAATTCACCGAACGAGGTCATGTGGCGCTCACTGCATCGCTGACACGCAATGACAAGGATACCGCCCAGCTCAATGTGACGATAACCGACACCGGGATCGGCATAGCAAAAGAGCACCAGTCGAAGCTTTTCACTGCCTTTACACAAGCAGATGCCTCTGTTGCTACCCGATTTGGGGGCACAGGGTTGGGTTTATCTATCTGCAAACAACTTAGTGTATTGTTGGGTGGCGATATCAACTTTTCTTCCACGCAAGGCCAAGGTAGTTCCTTTTCGTTTTGGATTTCAGTGGATGATGTTACTTCGGCAGATAGTCAGCAAAACTTGGCATTATCTAATCAAATGGACGGGTTGCGTTTAGCGGTGTTTGCTCAGTACCCACCGCTTGCAGAAAATATTAACGGCTTAATTAAGAGTGAAGCTGGTAGCAGTGTAGAAACTTACACCGGCATCGTTTTGTTCGAGGAAGTTTCTTGGGATACCATTGATGTAATTGTTACTGATTACAACAACCCTATCTTGTCGGTCGTGGACGAAAATTGGGACAATTTGCTTAAGCAAATATCTATTCCTCATATCTGTATGTTGCAAAGTATTGGAAAACAAGCCACGTATTATGCCAACTTTACGCCGGCTATTTTAACTAAGCCCTTGTTAAAATCTGAGTTCTTAAAAGTCGTTGACAGTTCTTCCTCTGAGTTCATCGATAGCCCACCTGCCCAGCAAGTCGAATCCAGTGCAACTGATATGGAAAAAGAGAGCATAGCGGGGGCTCATGTATTAATAGTGGATGACAACGCGATTAATATAGAGGTGGCCAGAGGCGTGCTCGATAATTTGCCTGTGTCGGTGAAAATTGCTAGTAACGGTGAACAGGCGCTAGATATTGTAAGGGAGTGCGAAAAAGAAGGGCACTATCTTCACTGTATTTTGATGGATTGCCAAATGCCAATAATGGACGGGTATGCTTGTACTAGCGCTATCCGAGATGGCCACGCAGGGCAAGTACATCAGCAAATTCCTATTATTGCTATGACGGCAAATGCAATGTTAGGGGAAAAGGAAAAGTGCATTGCAGCCGGCATGAGCGACTACGTTACCAAGCCTATAGTGGCGAGCATGGTAGAGCCTAAAATTATTAATTGGATCCAGTCTGCCTACAGCCCCCAATTTCTAGGTAAATCAGTCATGGACGAAACTCGCGTAGTACACAATGAAGTGGCAGATGAAAGACCGTTTTTGGCATCGACATCTGGCTTTGTTGAGCCTTCATCACCTTTATCTCCCTCATCACATGCATCGCCCACAACACCTGTAGCATCTATCTCATTTACCACACCTTCTTCGTCAGAGGGAAGCGATACGCCTATTTGGGAAAAATCACGCGCCTTAATGCGGTTAGCGAATAACCAAGTTCTATTCGATAAAATATGTGAAATGTTTATTGAGAGTGTGCCTAGAAAATGTGATGAAATGAAAGCTGCTGTAAACGATAAAGATGCCTCTAAAGTCAAACTGGTGTCTCATACCATTAAGGGTATGGCGGGGGATATTGGCGCAGTGCGTGTACAAAGTCGCTTTAGTGATATTGAGCGACTAGCCAAGCATGAACAATTACTAGAAATAGACAATGTATTGCCAGAAGCCATTAACGAGATAGCCGTATTTTTAAATGAGTTAAAACCAGCCTAG
- a CDS encoding IS5 family transposase (programmed frameshift), with the protein MPRLMLTDKRWQKLLQVMKSTGRIYNKPEHRMTFEGILFRLRTGIPWRDLPTEFGGWSAVYRRFNLWSKKGLLNMLFNELAKLADYDWVFADGSIVKAHQHSAGAATKDNEALGKSRGGNSTKIHLAVDSGGLPIYFELSEGQRNDIARAQSLVDHLREVNIFVGDKGYDSDALREYIEAKGGISVIPKRNYGQDIDKGSVDWCLYKYRHLVENAFARIKHYRSISTRYEKLARNYASMVSLAFSMMWLPMYC; encoded by the exons ATGCCGAGACTAATGCTAACTGATAAGCGGTGGCAAAAGCTACTTCAAGTAATGAAGAGTACAGGCCGCATTTACAATAAACCAGAACATAGAATGACGTTTGAAGGGATACTCTTCCGGCTGAGAACAGGAATTCCTTGGCGTGATTTACCAACAGAATTCGGCGGTTGGAGCGCCGTTTATCGCCGATTCAATTTATGGTCGAAGAAAGGTTTATTGAATATGTTATTCAATGAGTTAGCCAAACTGGCTGATTACGACTGGGTCTTTGCTGATGGTTCGATTGTCAAAGCTCATCAGCATAGTGCCGGAGCAGCTACTAAGGATAATGAG GCATTAGGAAAAAGCCGAGGTGGTAACTCCACAAAAATTCATTTAGCCGTGGATAGTGGTGGGCTTCCAATTTATTTTGAACTATCAGAAGGCCAGAGAAATGATATAGCTCGGGCTCAAAGTCTGGTTGACCATTTAAGGGAAGTAAACATTTTCGTAGGTGACAAAGGCTACGATAGTGACGCATTAAGAGAATATATTGAAGCCAAAGGAGGTATCTCCGTCATACCGAAACGGAACTATGGCCAAGATATAGACAAAGGCAGCGTTGATTGGTGCCTCTATAAATATCGCCACCTAGTTGAAAACGCCTTTGCTCGAATAAAGCATTATCGTTCAATATCAACGAGGTATGAAAAGTTAGCAAGGAATTATGCCAGCATGGTATCACTGGCATTTTCGATGATGTGGCTACCCATGTACTGCTGA